A stretch of DNA from Sebastes fasciatus isolate fSebFas1 chromosome 16, fSebFas1.pri, whole genome shotgun sequence:
CGCACTGTCTGTGAGCAGCGAGTGCTTGAGGTGGAGAGCAGAATATGCAGGGGTGTCCCTGTGGCCGAACCCGTTCTTCCTCCCTAAAGTGGTAAGCCCTCAGACAGTGAATCAGGCTATTGAAATGGAAACATTCCAACCTGATCCATCTTGCCAAGAGGGAGCGGCTCTTCATACATTGTGTCCAGTAAGGGCACTGAAGGCCTATGTTGATCGTACTTGGACGCTGAGGCAGGCACACactcagctgttcgtttgttaTGGGGGCAAGAAGTTTGGTCACCCCCTGTCTAAGCAGCGTCTGTCCCACTGGTTGGTGGAGACAATTTCTCAGGCTTACTCTAACCAAGATTTCCCAGTCCCAGAAGGTCTGGTGGCCCACTCCACACGCAGTGTGGCCACTTCATGGGCAGCTCTAAAGGGAGTTGCTGTTGGGGACATTTGTGCAGCAGCATCATGGAGTACTCCATGCACGTTTGCAAGGTTTTATAGAGTCAATGTGACGTCTACGGCAATTGGCTCCACAGTTCTTATGTCGGCCGCCGAGCATGTTGGTGAGGCGGTGGAATCTTCCGTTCCTCGCGACAATGTTGATATTAGTCATCCAAGGTGAAGACCGTGGTGACGGTCAGAGTGAGGTCGAAATAGATCGTAAGTTATGTCCATAACTATGGATCTATGAGACCGAAGGATGACCGTCACCATCTCTTGTCGCTCAGAACGGGCTGAGGCGTTCCAGGCAGGAGGAAGAGGCATGGTTTTCCGGTTGCTTTATAACCTACGGCCAGCCTCTTAAGgtcagtcacatgactttgttgatattatggTCTCGCAGATAGGAAGAAGAATGGCTTCATTCAAGGTGAAGACCGTGGTGACGGTCATCCTTCGGTCTCATAGATCCATAGTTATGGACATAACTTACGGTATACTTACCTGCCAGCTGCCTCCACTTCCTGCGATACCTACCTGCTCACTCTCCAACATCATTGCTTCTCCTCGGATCACAGTGGACTGGAAACACCATCGGGAGGAACACTGGAACCCCATTCCCCATGCTCCTCGCTTCCTTGAAGACTTTCAGTCTTTAATCCCAGCCACGTTGGACTCTGAGAAACCTTGCCCTGTCCaccatttaaatgtattatttatgaaTAAATTCTCATTGTTACAACTTTAAACCTTGACTAGTGTGTGCTGCTTTTGGGTCCACGTTTTGTTTCACCAGAACATAACATTCTCaaaacatttggaaaaaaatatcattctaacaaagattgaggtattattcacttttaacaatcccaGTGTTTCAGCAGAagaaatttacaaaatgaatttGATTCatatcttagcaaaatattatatccataaaatgatatggcttaaaaaaatatcctccttttataaacattacattatacaaattatgaagatatgaagatttagtacaactaagattattttaaaaataaattacattatattcatttggcagatgctcaaaaatccaaaccaaaatacatttacacatttttacatacatgactttttattaattttgtagtttttttttacataatcaaGCCCATTTATATAATAACCAAATTAAAttttatgtagaaaaaaaactgatttttcGTCAGACATTTTGCATATGCAATATTTTCCAAACACAGAATATAGTGAAAATGTTTAGTAGCCAAAATATAACATCAAACTTCAACAAACAAGATTGTTTAATCcctatatattaaaaaaaaggaagtatttatttttcatttaacacattctgctgaaatattgtcttgaTATGTTTTCTGTTGCAAAAAAAGCCAAAGTTTTGGGGCTTATTTGTCTTCATTAATCTCcccgtgtgtttgtctgttaccAAAATATCTTGAAAAAAACGGATTAGTTGGACAGAAATTAAGTTGGAAAACAACAGATTTTTGTGAAAGGAAGAATATAGAGTTTTACaagtcaacaatttatttatttatggtatTTATTTGTCGGATTTTGAACAttaacttttaataaaaaaaatttaaccatGTAAAGACACTTGAATTCACTGTCAAAAAGATGATTAACAATTTTTctgaaaaaattacatttacaaaaaaaggtgatgTGATTTTGCAATATCATTACAGACAGCAGTATGTAGAGTACTAAAAACTAAACATTACTCTTTTAAAAtctatattacattcattttgcatATGCAATATTTTCCATCCACAGTATATAAGGAAATGTTTAGTAAATATAACATAAGAATCAAATTTCAACAAACAATCTCTATGTAGCAAATAAAATCATTTCATAGAATAGAAAAGTCCCACCCACTATGTTTGATCTCTGCAGTGCAGACACACctcaacatttactgtacagagatgAATCACTCATTAAACTCTTGTCTACTTGAGTTCACACAActcagcagagactccagcacCACTTAGAAGCCAAAATCCAGGatagagaggctgagtgaacgtggtctggactctgtggaggagagtcatggtttcagagatgCTGTAGTAAGACAGAGTACCTGCCCTGTGATCCAGGTAAACTCCTATTCTGGAGGACTGAGGGCCTGAGACAGAAGTAGAAATATTGTTGTGTCTGAATTTATACCTACTACTGTCACATTGTAAtgaccaagatttgtcattataTCCAAATAGACATTCATTAAAGGTGCTTGTTCTTTTAATATCCTTGTATGCAACTGCTATAAAAATTCTCCCGCTCCATTgcacctcccagtaacagcgtccagtcagaccctctctactcaggacctggcTCCTTTCACCAAATCTGTCTTGGTGATCCAAATATAACTGTTTTCCTTCCATTACTGTTGCTTTTCTGTCCCTGTCACTCAATGACAAACGGTTGTTTGCTGTATTTGGATCCAGTATGATTTGAGAAGAATATTTCATAAACTCAGCTCTGGTTCTGGGCTCTGcttgtaaaacatccacttcagtcactgccaGAGAGATCTTTCCCCACTCCTCACTCAGAACAGCCTGCAGTttatctctgacctctgacaccgACGCTGTCACATCCTCAAAGGAGTACAGAGGACAGATATCAATGCTGGGAACGTCTTTAGATTCGCTCAGACGTGACAGCGAGGGGTAGTTGTTTAGGAAATGgaggtgatcctctgtgtgtgagagcgtctccagctcagtgtctttcctccgcagctcagtgatctcctgctgcagcttctcctcaagCTCTTTAGCTCGACTCACTTGAGttgtctgctgggatctgatctGCTGCTTCACTTCGGAGCTTCTTTTCTTAATGAGACGGATCAGTtcagtgaagatcttctcactgtctctcacagcttcatcagcagAAAGATTGATAACCTCCACCCTCTGCTGAAGCACCTtcacgtctttctctctgtcctggactcTCTGTTGGATTTCTTGCCGACTCGCCCCGAGCTCCGTCTGCTTCTCagccctctctgctgcagcggAGACTGTGTCATGACCTTTATGATCATCCATGGAGCAGAGATAGCAGATGCACTTCTGATCAGTGcggcagaaaatcttcatcacctcgtcatgctgagagcagatgttctcctggagctttaaagtggcctcaaccagcttgtgtttctttaatggagctGCATTgtagtgaggctggaggtgctgctcacagtaagaggccatacacaccagacaggacttgagggCTTTCACCTTCATCCCAGAGCAGAAATCACAGGTCACGTCTCCAGGTCCAGCAGAGGAATGATCAGGTGAAGCAGCTTGAGGTCTTgctttcttcagttcctccaccaACTCTGCTAATATGGTACTTTTcaccaggacaggcctcggtgtgaagctctgcctgcactgagggcagctgtgtgtcttCGTCTCATGCTCCTCACCCCAGTAGTCTTTAATACagctcatgcagtagctgtgcccacatggaatagtcaccggatcctttagaagatccagacagattgaaCAGCTCAGTTTGTCTCGATCCAGAATCACTTGCTGCGCCATTTCTCCTCTAGACGACAGTGAATGTCTGTAAGTTTCACTCTCTGTTTCCAGATAAATGCTGTGCTCATTTCCTCAATGTTTGTCCACTgatctgcagtgtatgagcgttTCAGCTCTTACATTTGATCACATGGTGTTTTCACCCATCTGTAAATGGGCAGATCTGTGAAAGGGGAGGGAACGACAAGTCTGAGATGAATAGACTTTGAGCGGGAGGAGCCTCGCCTTGCCAGTAAATAAAGTCTGGGTGGGGTTTGTGAAAGTTGTGCTTCATTTCAGGAAGTGGAGCGGTTTGAGAGTTGCTGTGTGTCTTTAGTCCTCAGTTATAGTCTGTCTTTCAGATACAGAACTACAGAATTAAAGTGGAAGACTtgcaatgtaatatattactaccactactactatgatgaatactaataagtaaacattaaatTATACCACTTATGTTCATGGAGATACTAAAATGACCTATTTTGTTTTAAACTTTgtgttacattcatttggcagatgcacaaaaatccaaatccatttatgtatttttacctACATgactcttttattcattttgtagttttttatacaattaagcccatttatataaaaaccaAATCCAATTGTAAGTGAAC
This window harbors:
- the LOC141752958 gene encoding E3 ubiquitin/ISG15 ligase TRIM25-like produces the protein MAQQVILDRDKLSCSICLDLLKDPVTIPCGHSYCMSCIKDYWGEEHETKTHSCPQCRQSFTPRPVLVKSTILAELVEELKKARPQAASPDHSSAGPGDVTCDFCSGMKVKALKSCLVCMASYCEQHLQPHYNAAPLKKHKLVEATLKLQENICSQHDEVMKIFCRTDQKCICYLCSMDDHKGHDTVSAAAERAEKQTELGASRQEIQQRVQDREKDVKVLQQRVEVINLSADEAVRDSEKIFTELIRLIKKRSSEVKQQIRSQQTTQVSRAKELEEKLQQEITELRRKDTELETLSHTEDHLHFLNNYPSLSRLSESKDVPSIDICPLYSFEDVTASVSEVRDKLQAVLSEEWGKISLAVTEVDVLQAEPRTRAEFMKYSSQIILDPNTANNRLSLSDRDRKATVMEGKQLYLDHQDRFGERSQVLSREGLTGRCYWEVQWSGRIFIAVAYKDIKRTSTFNECLFGYNDKSWSLQCDSSRYKFRHNNISTSVSGPQSSRIGVYLDHRAGTLSYYSISETMTLLHRVQTTFTQPLYPGFWLLSGAGVSAELCELK